The sequence GAGCCCGACGTGGTCCCGCCAGCTCCGCGGCTCGGCGGAGGAACGTTCGGTGCGGCGGATCAGGCGGGCGAAGAAGCCCGCGGGAGGAGGGCGGTCCACGTCAGCGCCCCGGGCCGGACGGCGGGACCTCTCGGCCGCGGTCCTCCGCGTCGTAGGCGGCGACGATCCTCTGGACGATCGGGTGCCGGACGACGTCGCGCTCGTCGAACGTGACGAAACCGATCTCGGGAACGTCCGAGAGGATCCGGCGCGCTTCGCGGAGCCCGGAGGCCTTCCCCTGCGGCAGGTCGACCTGCGTGACGTCCCCCGTGATGACCGCCTTCGAGAAGAAGCCGATGCGCGTGAGGAACATCTTCATCTGCTCGGAGGTCGTGTTCTGGGCCTCGTCGAGGATGATGAACGCGTCGTTCAGGGTCCGGCCGCGCATGAACGCGATCGGCGCGACCTCGATGACGCCGCGCTCGAGCATCTTCCCGGTCTTCTCGTACCCGAGGATGTCGTACAGCGCGTCGTAGAGAGGACGGAGATACGGGTTCACCTTCTCGACCATGTCGCCCGGCAGGAACCCGAGACGCTCCCCCGCTTCGACGGCCGGACGGCAGAGGACGATCCGCTTGATCTTGCGCTCGAGCAGCGCCGCCGCCGCCATCGCGACGGCGAGATAGGTCTTCCCGGTGCCGGCCGGGCCGATGGCGAAAACGACGTCGCGCTCCGCCACGGTCTTGAGGTACTGCCGCTGCTTGACGTTGCGCGGCGAGACGACGGCGCGGAGCGTGGGTCCGAGGTAGTCGTGCGAGAAGAAGTCGACGAGCGAGGCGTCGGGGTCCTCCTTCACCACGGCGATCGCGGTCAGGACGTCGGACTTCTGCAGCGCGTGCCCTTGCTGGAGCAGCTCCGAGAGCTCGGCCAGCATGCGCTGCACCACCGGGACGGCGGGCCCCTCCCCGGCGACGGAGATCTCGGTGCCGCGCGCCTTCAGACGCACACCGAACGCGTCCTCGATCGCGCGAAGGTTTTCGTCGAGCCGCCCGAAGAGAGAGGAGACGCCGCTCTCGGGAATCGTCACGGTTTGCGAGCTTTCCGAGATTCTTCTCCTCCCGCGGACTCGTCCGCCCGGTCAAAGGCTACCATCGGCGGCCCGGCCGTGCAACGCGAAGGGCCCGCCGAGGCGGGCCCTTCCGAGGCGGCAAGCGCTTTATTTCGAGAGTGATGCGAGGAAATGGCCGATCTCGTCCCCCGCGACGTTCTCCATCCGCCGCCGGAGCGAGTCGCTCGCCTGCGCGAGCAGCTTGTGGTGGGCGGCCACCACGACCTTGCCGGAGGGATCCTCGATCTTGAAGTCGAACACGATCGTCCCCGAGCCGGCCGCCTGGCCGATCCAGCCGCCCCAGGAGGCGGCGGCCGACGGCGGGCGGAACTCGGTGACCTGCCCGCGCAGCGAGTAGGAACCGGAGGTCTTCGAGAGCTTGATCGCGCCGCCGGAGCGATCGGCCGAGTTGTCGACGATCGACGACTGGATGAAGTCGGGGAGCTCCTTCCACGAGAGATCGCCTTTCTCCTTGTCCGGGCGCTCTCCCTTGAGCTCGAACGGATACACGTGGATCGTCTTGCCCGAGAGGTTGACGCCGTCGGCCACGTACTCCTGGTCGAGGTACTTCCCCTTGTGCGTGTCGACGCCGAGGAACTCCTTGTCGGGTCCGGGGCTGTCCTTCGATTTCGCCTGGAGCGCGGCCGGGGCGGCGAGCGCCGCGACGAGAAGCGTGATCACACCCAGTTTACGCATGCGATTTCCTCCTTGAAAATTCGGGATGTCAGGAAATTTTCGCCGAGAACTTCTTCCCCTGGAGCGTCAATGTGAGCGAACGGCTGTCGCCGCCCGCGAACGTCGCCGTCAGGGGCTGATACCCTTTGATCGTCGGATCGGGCGTCGTCAGCCACACCTTCACGCTCACCGCGCCCGCCGCGACATGGATCGTGTCCGAGACGGTCCCCCCGTCCTTCTTTCCGAAGTCGAAGTTCTTCCGATAAACGATCAAGTCGTTCACGGCCACCATCAGGTATCCCTTCGGGATCGGGCTCGCGAACGTCAGGCGCATCGTCGCGGGCCCGGCCGCCGCCGGCGCGGGCCGGGCGGCCGCTCCGGCCGCCGGCGCGCCGCCCGCGGCGCCCCGGGACTGCGGCTGGCCGGCGCGCGCGAGGGTCTGGGCCTTCTTCTTCTCCGCTTTCTTGAGCTCCGCGCGCTTGACGTTCGCGATCGAACGCCGCGCGTCTTCCGACAACTTCACCGCCTCCGGGTTCTGCGCGTCGATGTTCAACGCGGCCTCCGCTTCGGAGAGGGCGGCGTCGAAGTTCTTCTGCTCGAGCGCCGTCCGGCCGTTCTGGATGTGGGCCGCGACGAGAGCGGCCTTGGCCTGATCGGCCTTCTTCGACTCCTCGTTGCGCAGGCCCTCCTCCGCCATCTGGCTGTACTGGCGCGCGGCCTTCATCGAGGGATCCTTCTGGAGGATCGCGCGAAAGATCGCGAGGCTGTCGGCATAGCGACCCTTCTGGTACAGGTCCCGGCCCGAGGCGAACTGCTGCTCGAGCGCGAGTTGAACGCGGTTGATCTCGTCGGCCGCCTTCGCCGGCTCGGCCTTCGGGATCCGGAGCTTCAGCCCGATCACGACGGCGGCGACGGCGATCACGGCGAGACCGACGATTCCCCACCAGTATTTCGGGTTGACGGCGGCGTGCCAGACCGACGGGCCGGCCGGCGGAGCCGCGGGAGCGGGCGCCGAGAGGGCCGCAGCTTCCGCGGGGACACCCTCGGGCGGAGCGGCCGCGGCTGCCGGAGCCTCTCCGAGCGGATTCGTCTCGATCGGGACGTGCGGCGAGGAAGGGTGAGTCTCGTCGTGATCCACGCCCGGCCTCGCGCCGCCCGACGCCTCGGCCGCGCCCTGCCGGGCGACGTCCTCGAGGTTCTCGAGCTTGAGCGTCGGGAGATTCTCGGCGGAAGAGACCATCGTGCCGAGGTCCTGGAAGATCGCCTGTTCCTCGAACCGCGCCTTGGCCTGGTAGAGCGCGAGCGCGAGGTCTTTCCCTCTCTGGAAGCGGTTCCAGGGGTCCTTGGCGAGCGCCTTCGAGAGGATCGCGTCGAACTCCCCGGGGATGTTCTTCGACGGGTCGGCGATCGGCGCGTAGTTCTCGTGGACGATCTTGTAGGAAATGGTCGTCAGGTTCTCCCCGGAGAACGGCTTCTTGCGGGAGAGCATCTCGTAGAGCACGACGCCGAGGGAGAAGATGTCGCTGCGCCCGTCGACGGGCGCGCCGGTGACCTGCTCCGGCGACATGTAGTTCGGCGTGCCGAGGAACTGGCCGGTCGTCGTCAGGTTCGAAGACGCCACCTTCGCGATGCCGAAGTCGGTGATCTTCACCTTCCCGTCCGTCGTGATCATGATGTTCGCCGGCTTGACGTCGCGGTGGATGATCCCCTTGCGGTGCGCGTAGTCGAGCGCCTCGGCGACCTGCCCGATGATGTCGGCGATCTGGTCGGGCGCGAAGCCGGCCCGGTCGACGAGGAGCGCCTTGATCGTCTTCCCCTCGATGTACTCCATCGCGATGAACGAGACGCCGCTGTCCTTGTCCTCACCGACGTCGTAGATCGTGACGATGTTCGGATGCGATAGGATCCCGGCGGTCTGCGCCTCGCGCATGAACCGCTCCCGGAATTCCCGCGACTCGGAATCGTCCTCGTCTCCCGCGGACGCTCGGATCGTCTTGATCGCGACCAGCCGCCCGATCGAGGGGTCCTTGGCGAGGTAGACGACGCCCATGGCTCCCTTGCCGAGCTCGCTCAGGATCTCGAACCGGCCGAGACGGCTCAGCTTGGGAATGTTGTCGGCGCGTTCGCTCATTGTCTTGTTTCCGGTTGTGGTCCTACAGGATCCGAGAATTCTAAGAGGGGGGAACCGCGGGTGTCAACGCCGCCCGGGAGAGTGACCCGTCGTCGCTCCGCCGCGAAAGCCCGCGCCTCAACCGAGTTTCGGAGGAGCGGGCCGCGCGGCCGCGGCGCGCACGCGCGCGTCCTGACGCTCGAAACCCAGCTGCGCGATCCGGTCGAGCAGCTCTCCCAGGGGCACGCCGGCGCGCTCCCAGAGCTTCGGGTACATCGAGATGGACGTGAATCCGGGCAGCGTATTGAGCTCGTTCACCAGGACGCGGCCGGTCGATTTCTCCACGAAGAAGTCGGCGCGGGCGAAGCCGGAACACCCGGCGATCATGAAGGCGCGCACGGCGAGGGAGCGCACCTCCTCCGCCACGCGGGGCGGAAGGGGCGCCGGAATGAGAAGCCGGGCGCCGTCGCTCAGGTACTTGTCGTCGTAGTCGTAAAACTCCCGGCCGGGTACGATCTCGCCGCATCCCGAAGCGCCCGGTTCGTCGTTGCCGAGCACGCCGCACTCGACCTCGCGCGCGTCGATCCCCTCCTCCAGCAGGACCGTGCGGTCGTAGGCGAACGCCTCCTCGACCGCGCTTCCGAGCCCTTCCCACTCCTTCACTTTCGTCACGCCGAGCGAGGACCCTCCGGCGGACGGCTTGACGAAGACGGGAAGCGGGAGGCGCCGCGCCGCGGCCTCCGCGACCGATGACGCGCTCCCCGACCATTCGCTCCGCTCGACGGCGATCGAGCGGGCGACCGGAAGCCCGGCGTCGCGCATCCTCGCCTTGAACGCGGCCTTGTTCATCCCGAGCGCCGATCCGGCGACGTCGGACCCCGCGTACGGAATCCCGAGCGTCTCGAAGAACCCCTGGAGGGTCCCGTCCTCGCCGGTTTCCCCGTGGACGATCGGGAACGCGAGGTCGATCCCGTCGAACCGTCCGGCGGGGAGCCGCACCGAGGCGCCCGGAGCGGCGCCGAAGCCGCCGCGGAGGATCGCCCGCGAGTCCGCGTCGTCGCGGAAGTTTCCCGAGGGGTCGATCGCGATCGGCACGGTCTCGTACCGATCGGGCGGGAATCCGGCCACGATCGTCCGCGCCGACACGATCGACACCTCTCGCTCGGCCGAGGCGCCGCCGAAAACGACGGCGACCCGCGTCCTCACCACTCGACGACGCGGACCGCGCGGATCGGCCCGGCGCGCTCGAGCGCGACGACCGCGTCGGGGGGCGGGACCGTGTCGACCGACAGCACCGACACCGCGCCCCCGGCGGGTTCGCCGCGGGACAGCGCGAGCTCGCCGATGTTGATCCCCGCTTTCCCGAGGATCGTTCCGACGAGCCCCACGACGCCCGGAACGTCGTCGTTCTCGACGTACAGCGCGACGCCGCGCGGGCGGAACTCGACCGGCCGGCCGTCCACCGAGACGAGCCGCGCGTCGCCGCGGCCGAAGATCGTCCCTTCGACGGACCGGACGCGCCCGCCGACGTCCAGGGTCACGCGGAGCAGCGCGGCGTAGTCCCCCTTCTCCTCGTGGGACGTCTCCGCGATCGATATCCCCCGGTCCCGCGCGGCCGAAAGAGCGTTGACGAGATTCACCGTCTCGGGCGACGACCCGGAGAGGGCGCCCTTGACCGCCGCGAGCGCCGCCGGTCGGAGGAACTCGGCCGGAAGGTTCCACGCGTCCACCGCGATGCCCCGAACGAGGCCGTCGGCGATGCCCCGAAGGAACCGCGTGGCGCGTTCGGCGAGGTCCATCCAGGCCGCCGCGCCCGCGGGATCGGAGAGCTTCCGGAACGGAAGGTTGACGGCGGGGACGTAGGCCGCCCCGGCGAGGGCGTCGCGCACGGCGTCGACGGTCTGCGCGGCGACGCGCTCCTGCGCCTCCTGCGTCGAGGCGCCGAGATGCGGCGTCGCCAGGACGTTGGGCCGCTGGAAAATCGGATGCGCGACGTCCGGCGGCTCCGGGTCGAACACGTCGAGGGCCGCGCCGCCGAGCCGCCCCGCGGCGAGCGCGGCGTCGAGAGCGTCGAGGTCGACGAGGCTCCCCCGCGCCACGTTGACGAGGAAGGCTCCGGGCTTCATCGCCGCGAGCGCGCGGGCGTCGATCATCTTCTTCGCCGACTCCGTCGCCGTCGCGTGCAGCGTCACGACGTCGGCGCGCGCCAGCAGCGTCTCGAGCTCGACGAGGTCGACGCCGATCTCGCGCGCCTTCTCGGGAGGAAGGAAGGGGTCGTAACCGACGACCGACGCGCCGAACGCCTGCGCGCGGCTCGCGACCCGCGACCCGACCTGCCCGACGCCGACGATCCCGACGACCTTTCCCTCGAGCTCCATCCCGACGAACTTCGAGCGCTCCCACTTCCCCGCCGCGAGAGACGCCGCCGCGGGGACGATGCGCCGCAGCAGCGCCAGCAGCAGGGCGAACGTGTGCTCGACGGCGGAGACGACGTTGCCGGTCGGGGAATTGATGACGAGGACGCCCCGTTTCGTCGCCGCCGGCATGTCGACGTTGTCGACTCCCACGCCCGCGCGGCCGACGATCGAGAGCCGGGGCGCGGCGGCGAGAAGCTCGGCGTCCACTTTCGTTCCGCTCCGGACGAGCAGGACGTCCGCCTCGCCGAGCGCGGCGAGGAGCTTCACGCGCGGCCAGCCCACCGCGTCGACGATCTCGTGGCCGTCGCCGCGGAGCCGATCGATCCCGCCCGGAGAGATCTTCTCCGCGACGACGATCCGGCTCAACCGCGGCTGTCCGGCATCGCGGCGTCGATCGCCGCCAGGAGGTTTTCGAGCGAATCCGCGTCGATGTCGCCCATGTGGGCGATCCGGAACGTCTCGCTCTTGAGCTTCCCGTAGCCGCCGCCGATCGTCCACCCGGCCGCCGAGAGGTTGTTCTTGAGCTTCTCCGCGGAAACCCCGGCGGGCGGCCGCAGGCAGGAGACCGTGGGCGAACGGTCGGATTCGCGCGCGGCGAAGAACGCGCAACCGCTCTTCTGCGCCCAGCGGGCGACCATTTCGCGGAGAGCCCGGTGGCGCTCGAACCGCGCGGCCATCGTCTCGCGCTCGAGGAAGTCGAGCTGGACGTCGAGGGCGTACAGGTGCGGGATCGACGGCGTCGTCGGCGTGTGGTGCTTCTTCGAGAACTCCTCGTATTCCGAGAATCGGAAGTAGTGCGAGCGGACGCCGGCCGAGCGCGACCGCTCGAGGAGCCGCTTCGACACCGCGCCGACGGCGAGGCCCGGCGGGAGCGCGAGCGCCTTCTGCGAGCCCGCGAGGACGAGGTCGAGCCCCCACTCGTCGGTCCGGACCGGAGCGCCCGCGAGCGACGTGACCGCGTCGACGAGGAGAAACGCGTCCGAGTTCTCGCGTACGACGCGCGCGATCTCCGCGAGCGGGGAGATCACTCCCGTCGACGTCTCGTTGTGGACGACCGTCACCGCGTCGTACTTCTTTTCGGCGAGCGCCTTCCGGAGGCGGTCGGGGTCGGCCGCCTCGCCCCACGCGAACGCGAGCCGGTCCGCTTCGAAGCCGTTGTCGGTCGCGATCTTGTTCCAGCGCTCCGAGAACGCGCCGACGGTGACCGAGAGCACGCGCGACGGGGCCGCGTTCTGCAGGCCGGCCTCCATGAGGCCCGTCGCCGACGACGTCGCGAGCAGCACGAAGTTCGTCGTGTCGAACACCATCGGCATGCGGCGCTCGATCCGCTCCTGGAGATCGGCATACGACTTCCCGCGGTGTCCGATCATCGGTTTGGAGAGCGCCGCGAGCACCTCGGGGCGGACCCACACGGGACCGGGGAGGAAGAACCTGATCGTCCCGGCAAACGGCGGTTTGTCGCTCATGGAATCGATTCTTCCTTCTGCCGCCGGTCCTGTCAAACGAAGCGCTCGAGCGCTCCCGGGAGCTCGTCGAGGGAGGCGATCATCGCGTCGGCCCCCGCCTCCCGCAGGTACTCCTCGGAGCGGGATCCCGTCGGAAGCACGATCGCCCGGCAACCTCCCGCCCGCGCGAAAGCGACGTCCACCTCCATGTCGCCGACGCAGACGGTCTCGGCCGCCCCGGCGCCCATGGCGGAGAGGAGCGAGCGGAGCATCGCCGGATCGGGCTTGGGCGGGTGCGCGTCGTCGGGTCCGGCGATCGCGGCGAAACACGACGCGATTCCCTTCGCCTCGAGAATCATCCGGGAGAACCGCGGCGGCTTGTTCGACGCGAGCGCGAGCGCGAACCCGGCCGCCTCGAGCCGCATGAGCGCCGCCTCGACGCCGGGAAGGAGGCGCGAGCCGCTGACGGCGACCTCCGGGTAGCGCGCGCGGAAGAGGCGGACGCCCTCGGCCGCGAGCTCCGTGCCGGCCGCCTGCTCGAGAAGGCTCTCGAGCCCGTGGCCGACCATCGCTCGAACGCTCGCGCGGCCGGGGACGGGAAGGCCGAGACCGGTCATCGCATAGCCGAGCGCGTCGTGGATCGCGTCGTAGCCGTCGATCAGGGTCCCGTCGAGGTCGAAGACGACCGCGCGAGGCTTCAAGAGGCGAACCGGGCGGCCTTCATCAGCTCCCCGGCGAGCGCGCCCAGTTCGCGCGAGAAGTCCCGTCCGGCGAACTCGACCGTCCGCTCCCCGGCGCGGCCGACCTCGATCCGGAGCATCGGGAGCGACTTGTAGCCTTCGACCAGCACGAGATCGCACTCCCCGAAGTCCCGGTCGAGGATCCGCCGCAGGTCGATCGACTCGCGCCGACGGATCGTCGAAGCGGACGGGCGGACGAACGCCGCGGGATCTCCGCCCGCCGCGACATGCCTCGCCGAATCCTTTCCGGGCAGGTCGTCGTAGACCTCGTGGGGGGTGTGCTTGATGGTCCCCACGCACATCCCGCGCGCGCGGAGCAGCGGCAGGAGCTTCTCGAGAACGGTCGTCTTCCCGGAATCGTGTGCCCCCGAGATCCCGACCGCGACGGGCCACGAATCCGAGTAGAGCCGGCTCTCCGGGGAGAACGGCGCGACGTCCTGCTGCCTCGCGTAGAACGGAGCGAGGTCCTCGCGCGCCTCGAGCCGTTCCCGGAACTCGGACGATCCCGTCAGGAGGTCGATCGCGGGCCGGTCCTCGAACTCGTACGGGTCGGCCCGCCAGCGGAACTCGCGCGGCGCCTGGCGGGCGGCTTGCTCGACGATGCGGAGGCCCGTCTCGTACGGGCGGTAGACGTCCGGGTCGGTCACGTCCTGGAAGACGCCGTGGCAGGTCTCGCCGGCGTGCTTGTGGAATTGCGGCCGGAAGTGGACGGCCCGGAACCGCACGCCGGGAAGGCCGAGCTCCGACATCGCGCCGGCGAGCCGCCCTGCGTCGAGATACGGCGCTCCGACCTGCTCGAACGGGCGCGTCGTGCCGCGTCCCTCCGAGAGGTTCGTCGCCTCGAACAGGCACCCGCCCGGGTACACGAGCGCGGTCGAAAGCGAAGGCATGTTGGGCGAAGGCGATACCCACGGCACGCCGGCCGGCCATGCCCGGCGCCTTCCCCACGCGCGCATCGGGACGACGGTCAGGTCCGCTTCCGGCCGGGCCTCGGCCTGGTACTGCCGGGCGAGCTCGCCGACGGTCCGTCCGTGCCGGACCGGCACGCGCCGCCACCCGACGAACGAAGTATGGTCGGGCGACTGCGGCTCCCCCTCCACGCGTTCCCCGATCGGGTTGGGCCGGTCGCACACGACCACGCGGACTCCCGCGCGCGCCGCGGCGTCGATCGCGAGGCAGATCGTCCAGACGAACGTGTAGTAGCGCGAGCCGACGTCCTGCAGGTCGCACACGAGAACGTCGATCCCTTCGAGGTCCGAAGGCTTCGGCGAGAGCGTCTCGAACGTCGAGCCGTAGAGAGAGCGGACCGCCAGCCCGGTGCCGGGGTGCACGGCGTCGGCGACGGCCGCCATGTCCTGGGCGCTTCCGTCGATCCCGTGCTCCGGTCCGAAGAGGCGGACGAGCCGGGTCCCGGGGATCCGGCGAAGGACCTGCCATGAGGCCTCGCCCGTCGCGGTGACTCCCGCGGGGTGCGAGAGGAGCGCCGCGCGCGCCCCTTCGACGGCGGCGGGGTCCTCCTCGAGCGCCTCGATGCCGAAGCAGAACACGCGCGGGATGATATCCCCCCCCCGTCGCAATCGCGACGCTCGCGGAGCTCGGATCGCGATTGCTCCCGCCGCGCGGGCGTTCCGCTCGATGGCTCGCGCACTGGCGTGCGCGGCGATCGGCGCGCTCGGCGCTGACGCGCCGGCCGCTCCGCGGCCGCGACCGGCGTCGCGCGCTGGATACCCTTCACGGAACGCTCTCCGCGCGTCGACTCTCGCGGCTCGGGCTCCCGCCCTCGACCACTTCGGCGCCCCACGGGAGCCGGGTCCCGCGGGCGTCGTTCCGGCGACATGAACTCAGGGCCGACTTTTTCGTATCCTCGGACATGCCGATCCTGCGGGAGTGGATGGCCATGGCGCGCGAAACGGCGCGTTCGCTCCGCCGCGACGAGGTCGTCGGACTCTACTCGCGCGAGTGGAAAGGGGCGCGCCGGCAGCTCGTCTCCGAGCACCGCGAGGAGATCGAGCGGACCCGCAACGGCGTCCGGCGGTTCTTCCGCATCGTCAACGCGGTCGCGTTCGGTCTCGTCAAGCGGCTCGCTCCGCCTCGGCGCCTCGTCTTCGCCGTCGCCGGCCTGTTCCTGGTCGGCGCGCTCGTCACGGGCCTCCAGATGGCCTCGGGGCACCGGGCCGAGGCGGAATACTGGCGGCTCGCCTCCAACACCGTCGATTTCCTCCTCGCGGCGTTCCTGCTGATGACCTTCCTCCTCGCGATGGAGCTGATCGACAAGCTGCAGTTTCGCGACGAGCTCGTGCTCGCGCGCGAGCTCCAGCGCGACCTCCTCCCGAAGGCCGTCCCGAAGGTCCCGGGATTCGAGCTCTCCGCGTACAACCGGATCGCGAACATGGTCGGCGGCGACCTCTACGACTTCACCCCGCTCCCCGACGGACGGCTCGCGGTCCTCTTCGGAGACGCCTCCGGCCACGGGATGACGGCGGGCCTCGTGATGGCGGTGGCTCACGCCGCATTCCAGACGCAGCTCGAATCGGACCCGTCGCCCGCGGCGATCGTCGGCACGTTGAACCGGGTGCTTTGCCGCACCGGCGGCCCGCGGTCGTTCTTCTCCTGCGTCTACCTGCTGCTCTCGCCCGACGGGTCGTTCTCGGCGACCGTTGCCGGGCATCCGCCGGTCCTGCTCGTCGGAGACGACGGGACGGTTCGGCGGGAGGTCGGGCGGGGCGCGTATCCGCTCGGGATCAAGACCGGCCTCGACTGGCTTCCCATTCCGGGAGCGGTCGCCCCCGGAGAGCTCCTCGTGTTCTGCTCGGACGGACTGGCGGAGGCCAGGAGCGCCGCCGGAGAGGAGTTCGGCGACGCGCGGATCGCCGCGATCGTGCGCGATCACGCGGGGCGCGCCGCGTCGGACGTCGTCGAGTCCCTCGCTTCGGAAGTCGCCCGCTTCTGCGGCCGCGAAGCTCCTGAGGACGACATCTCGATCCTCGTGATCAAGCGCGCCGCCGCCCTGCGGGCGCTTCCGGCCTGATTCCGCCCCCTCAGGCTCCCGCGAAAAGGTCGCGCCATTTTCGCTCGAGGAGCGCGCACTCGGATGCCCCCTCGGCGGGCGCCCACGACGCGAGGTCTTCCGCGACCGGCGGCGCGTACGGGCCGGCCTTCGTCTCGAAGAAGACGCTGCCGGGAGAGAGCGCGACGAGCGTGTGCCACGCCTCGGGAGGGAAATCGGCCCCGAGCGTCTCCCCGGCGGCGTCGAGCGCCCGGCGGCCGACGACCGTCCCCGCGTCGTCGAAGAAGAGGATCCCGATGCGCCCGCCGACGACGATCGCGGTTTCGCTCTTCGGCGGATGGAGGTGCCGGTGCGGGCGGACGTAGGTCCCGGGCTCCATCGCGTTCAACAGCCGGTGAACGGGGTCCTCCATCGCGTGGAGGTTGCGGTTCCGGCGGCGCCGCGGCGATTCCTTCGCCTCCCGCGAGAGCGCTTCGATCGCCTCGCGCGTGATCCACGCCGGACCACGGCGTTCGTTCACGCTCCCCCGCGGGGGACCGGGGAAACTCCGATCGGGCGCCCGGGCGGCGCCGCGGGCGCGGGACGGCGATTTCGGCGGACCTCCGGCTTCTCGAGAAACTCCGAAAGGTCCCGCCGCGCGAGAAAGAGGTGCGCCCGGCCGGCGGCGTCGGCCGCCTTCATCGCGTTCATCCGGGCTCGCAGGTCCGTCAGCGCGAGAAGCGTCCGTCCCCGGACTTCCGGCGCCGCCGTCTCGTCCGCCGCGAGATCCATCATCCGATCGAGGACGACCCGCTGCGACACGCGCCGCAGGGCCGCCAAACGCGCCGTCCGGTCCGGCGGCGCGTCCCACGTCGCGGCGACGAGAGCGCGGAGGAGCTCTTCGAGGGACGGCGCTCCGGATTCGGGGTCGAGCGTGAGGCGCGCCGCCCGCCTCGGGTCGAGGAGCGGCGCGACGACGAGGTCCGAGAGGCTGCGCGCGGCCGTCAGCGGGCTGAACGTCTCGCCCGCTTCCGACGGAAACCGCTCCCGCGTGGGGTTCTCGCCCTGCGGCGCCGCGACCAGAGCGGCGGTGATCCGGTCGGGGATGTCGAGGTTCTCGGGGCGGAGCGCCTCGAGGAGCCGTTCGATCGCTTCCTTCTGCCGCGCGGCGGCGACCCAGGCCACGGGCTTCTGGCCGTCGCCGGCGACCGCGTTGGTCTGGTACTGGCCTCCCACGAACTGCTGCGCCGTCTGGATGGCGAAACGGTGGTACAGGTAGGCGAGCGAGAAGCGCCTCTGCAGGTCGTAGACCGGCTCACCGGGCGAGAGCTGCCCCGGTCCGAAGCGGTCGAGGATCACGCGGCGCACCCGGAGCGTCGTGTCGAGCCATCGCACCGGATCCGCCCCCCAGTCGTACTCGGCCCAGCGGGGATCGCTCTCGAGCGGATAGACGTCGCCGCGCGCGTATCCCTCCCGCACGATCGCGTCGAGCTCCCGCGGGCTCGCGTCCGCGGAGTAACCCCACCGGATCATCAGGCGGTCGTACGAGCCGATGTCGTTCGGGTAGGCGTCCGAAAAGTCGAGGCGCCCGTCCTTGAGCTGGACGTTGGCCGCGAGGTAGTCCATGACCGACCCCCACCCGAAGGTGGTCGCCGCCCAGTCGTGCATCAGCCCGAGCGTGTGGCCGACCTCGTGCGCCACCAGATAGCGGAGCCGCTCCAGGACGAGATTCTCTTCGGCGATCCCCGGATCGCCCGGACCTTCGGCGGCGAGCCAGGAGAGATCCGGCGCGTCGCCGGCGTCGCAGGCGAGCGGCGACGGCGAGCGCGTCGGCGGGAGGAAATTCCGCCACATCCGGGAGGTGGTGCGGCGGCGGTGGGAGTCGATGCGGGCGACGCCGTGGAGGATCTCTCCCGTGCGGGGATCGACCTGGATCTCGCCGAACGACCAGCTGCGGTCGACCCGGTTCACCCATTCGATGCCGG is a genomic window of Thermoanaerobaculia bacterium containing:
- a CDS encoding HAD family hydrolase, giving the protein MKPRAVVFDLDGTLIDGYDAIHDALGYAMTGLGLPVPGRASVRAMVGHGLESLLEQAAGTELAAEGVRLFRARYPEVAVSGSRLLPGVEAALMRLEAAGFALALASNKPPRFSRMILEAKGIASCFAAIAGPDDAHPPKPDPAMLRSLLSAMGAGAAETVCVGDMEVDVAFARAGGCRAIVLPTGSRSEEYLREAGADAMIASLDELPGALERFV
- the mobB gene encoding molybdopterin-guanine dinucleotide biosynthesis protein B gives rise to the protein MFCFGIEALEEDPAAVEGARAALLSHPAGVTATGEASWQVLRRIPGTRLVRLFGPEHGIDGSAQDMAAVADAVHPGTGLAVRSLYGSTFETLSPKPSDLEGIDVLVCDLQDVGSRYYTFVWTICLAIDAAARAGVRVVVCDRPNPIGERVEGEPQSPDHTSFVGWRRVPVRHGRTVGELARQYQAEARPEADLTVVPMRAWGRRRAWPAGVPWVSPSPNMPSLSTALVYPGGCLFEATNLSEGRGTTRPFEQVGAPYLDAGRLAGAMSELGLPGVRFRAVHFRPQFHKHAGETCHGVFQDVTDPDVYRPYETGLRIVEQAARQAPREFRWRADPYEFEDRPAIDLLTGSSEFRERLEAREDLAPFYARQQDVAPFSPESRLYSDSWPVAVGISGAHDSGKTTVLEKLLPLLRARGMCVGTIKHTPHEVYDDLPGKDSARHVAAGGDPAAFVRPSASTIRRRESIDLRRILDRDFGECDLVLVEGYKSLPMLRIEVGRAGERTVEFAGRDFSRELGALAGELMKAARFAS
- a CDS encoding PP2C family protein-serine/threonine phosphatase, which codes for MPILREWMAMARETARSLRRDEVVGLYSREWKGARRQLVSEHREEIERTRNGVRRFFRIVNAVAFGLVKRLAPPRRLVFAVAGLFLVGALVTGLQMASGHRAEAEYWRLASNTVDFLLAAFLLMTFLLAMELIDKLQFRDELVLARELQRDLLPKAVPKVPGFELSAYNRIANMVGGDLYDFTPLPDGRLAVLFGDASGHGMTAGLVMAVAHAAFQTQLESDPSPAAIVGTLNRVLCRTGGPRSFFSCVYLLLSPDGSFSATVAGHPPVLLVGDDGTVRREVGRGAYPLGIKTGLDWLPIPGAVAPGELLVFCSDGLAEARSAAGEEFGDARIAAIVRDHAGRAASDVVESLASEVARFCGREAPEDDISILVIKRAAALRALPA
- a CDS encoding WbuC family cupin fold metalloprotein → MNERRGPAWITREAIEALSREAKESPRRRRNRNLHAMEDPVHRLLNAMEPGTYVRPHRHLHPPKSETAIVVGGRIGILFFDDAGTVVGRRALDAAGETLGADFPPEAWHTLVALSPGSVFFETKAGPYAPPVAEDLASWAPAEGASECALLERKWRDLFAGA
- a CDS encoding zinc-dependent metalloprotease; this encodes MHDNATRRLLLAGTAFLFFLPAARAAEKLEPLPPIAERAAGLARHDGFLPYYWDARRGALLLEIGRWNEDFLYGSGLASGAGLLEPTLDRGEIGSLGLCHFERIGPRALLVQKQTENRSGSADPEQARVVAESFPTSVVASFAIVAETGGTVLADATEFLIRDPGIAARLKEAKQGEWRADPSRSSLNFERTGAFPKNTEIEAQITVASDDPPAAVASVLPDGRTMTLRVHHTFLALPAPGYAPRPLDPRIGFIPLFYRDQTATFTEPIERYLACRWRVDASHPIVYYLDRGIPEPERSAMKEAALWWNHAFAEAGLPGAFVLKDLPEGATFLDARYSGIEWVNRVDRSWSFGEIQVDPRTGEILHGVARIDSHRRRTTSRMWRNFLPPTRSPSPLACDAGDAPDLSWLAAEGPGDPGIAEENLVLERLRYLVAHEVGHTLGLMHDWAATTFGWGSVMDYLAANVQLKDGRLDFSDAYPNDIGSYDRLMIRWGYSADASPRELDAIVREGYARGDVYPLESDPRWAEYDWGADPVRWLDTTLRVRRVILDRFGPGQLSPGEPVYDLQRRFSLAYLYHRFAIQTAQQFVGGQYQTNAVAGDGQKPVAWVAAARQKEAIERLLEALRPENLDIPDRITAALVAAPQGENPTRERFPSEAGETFSPLTAARSLSDLVVAPLLDPRRAARLTLDPESGAPSLEELLRALVAATWDAPPDRTARLAALRRVSQRVVLDRMMDLAADETAAPEVRGRTLLALTDLRARMNAMKAADAAGRAHLFLARRDLSEFLEKPEVRRNRRPAPAAPPGRPIGVSPVPRGGA